The Meriones unguiculatus strain TT.TT164.6M chromosome 9, Bangor_MerUng_6.1, whole genome shotgun sequence genome window below encodes:
- the Rcbtb1 gene encoding RCC1 and BTB domain-containing protein 1 isoform X1 → MVDVGKWPIFTLLSPQETASVRKACVFGTSANEAIYVTDNDEVFVFGLNYSNCLGTGDNQSTLVPKKLEALCGKKIKSLSYGNGPHVLLSTEDGVVYAWGHNGYSQLGNGTTNQGIAPVQVCTNLLIKQVVEVACGSHHSMALAADGELFAWGYNNCGQVGSGSTANQPTPRKVTNCLHTKRVVSIACGQTSSMAVLDSGEVYGWGYNGNGQLGLGNNGNQLTPVRVAALQSVCVNQIVCGYAHTLALTDEGLLYAWGANTYGQLGNGSKNNLLSPAQIMVEKERVVEIAACHSTHTSAAKTQGGHVYMWGQCRGQSVILPHLTHFSCTDDVFACFGTPAVSWRLLSVEHEDFLTVAQSLKKEFDSPETADLKFRIDGKYIHVHKAVLKIRCEHFRSMFQSYWNEDMKEVIEIDQFSYPVYRAFLQYLYTDTVDLPPQDAIGLLDLATSYCENRLKRLCQHIIKRGITVENAFSLFSAAVRYDAEDLEEFCFKFCINHLTEVTQTAAFWQMDGPLLKEFIAKASKCGAFKN, encoded by the exons ATGGTGGATGTAGGAAAGTGGCCAATCTTCACACTGCTCTCACCCCAGGAAACTGCATCTGTCAGGAAAGCGTGTGTCTTTGGGACCTCGGCCAACGAGGCGATCTATGTCACTGACAATGACGAG GTCTTCGTGTTTGGACTGAACTATAGTAACTGTCTAGGAACTGGAGATAACCAGAGCACTCTGGTGCCCAAGAAACTGGAAGCTTTGTGTGGAAAAAAGATCAAAAGCCTTAGTTACGGGAATGGCCCCCATGTCCTCCTCAGCACTGAAG atGGAGTCGTCTACGCCTGGGGCCACAATGGATACAGCCAGCTGGGGAATGGGACCACCAACCAAGGCATTGCTCCTGTCCAAGTCTGTACCAATCTCTTGATCAAGCAGGTGGTTGAGGTCGCTTGTGGTTCACATCATTCAATGGCTTTAGCAGCTGATGGAGAG CTGTTTGCATGGGGCTATAACAACTGTGGTCAGGTGGGATCAGGATCGACAGCAAACCAGCCAACTCCTCGGAAAGTTACAAACTGTTTACATACCAAGAGAGTGGTCAGTATTGCCTGTGGTCAGACCTCATCCATGGCTGTTCTGGACAGTGGTGAG GTGTATGGCTGGGGCTACAATGGCAATGGACAGCTGGGCTTGGGAAACAATGGCAACCAGTTGACCCCAGTGAGAGTGGCCGCTctgcagagtgtgtgtgtgaaccag ATTGTCTGCGGCTATGCACATACATTAGCATTAACTGATGAGGGCTTGCTGTATGCCTGGGGAGCTAACACATATGGGCAGCTGGGAAATGGAAGTAAAAATAACCTGCTAAGTCCGGCACAAATCATGGTGGAAAAAGAAAG GGTCGTAGAGATTGCAGCCTGTCACTCCACTCACACATCTGCTGCGAAGACCCAGGGCGGGCACGTGTACATGTGGGGCCAGTGCCGGGGCCAGTCGGTGATCCTCCCCCACCTCACCCACTTTTCCTGCACTGATGACGTGTTCGCCTGCTTTGGCACCCCTGCTGTCTCATGGCGCCTCCTGTCTGTGG AGCATGAAGACTTTTTAACAGTTGcacagtcactgaagaaagaatttgataGTCCAGAAACTGCTGATCTGAAGTTTCGAATTGATGGGAAATATATTCATGTCCATAAAGCTGTTTTGAAAATCAG GTGTGAGCACTTTCGGTCCATGTTTCAGTCCTATTGGAATGAGGACATGAAGGAGGTGATCGAGATAGACCAGTTTTCTTACCCAGTGTACCGTGCCTTTCTCCAGTACCTCTACACAGACACCGTGGATCTGCCACCTCAGGATGCCATAG GCCTTCTGGACTTGGCGACGTCGTACTGTGAAAACAGACTGAAGAGGCTTTGTCAGCACATCATCAAGCGAGGAATTACTGTGGAGAATGCTTTTTCCTTGTTCTCTGCTGCAGTCAGATATGACGCAGAG